The genomic region TTATACATCAAACACTTCGTTTTCATTTAAATATTTGACTTTATTTTGCACCAGATCTGTATTTCGTTTCTGAAGTTCTTGACCTTCATCAGTCAAATACATATACAGGGTTTCGATGGCAGAGTTCTTATAGAAGGCGGGTCTTAAGCTTCTATCCGTTTTTTGATGAGCCTGTAAACTTCTTTTCGATGGATTATACCGAGAATTAAAATATCGTCACTGGAAACCTTGAAAATAACACGGTAATCTCCGACTCTTAGCTTCCAGTATCCTTTAAGGGTTCTTTGCAACGGTTTTCCATAGGCCTCAGGTTGTGTGGCAAGCCGATCTTCGATGGCTCTCTTGATCATGGCCCTGTTTCTCACATCAATTTTAGGCAGGTCAGATCTTTTAACGTCCGGATGGTATTTGAGTTTTAAGACCATACATCATCATGGCTTAGCACCTTAGAGTCATTCCATGACTTTTCCCTTTTTTCAGCAAATGCAGAAAGGGCGATATCCTCTTGAATCTCCAGGGCCTCTTTGAGCAAATCCCTGACTTTGGCTGATAATGAGACATTATCCTTTTCTGCCAGAAGTCGGACATCCTGGTAAAGCAAATTGCTCAGGACTACATTTATACGCGGATTTTGAGTCGGCATAGTATTTTCCTCACAGATAACATTGAATTTAAGTGTAACAGTGGTGATACGCCATGTCAAATTAAAAATGAGCCGTTGCAACCTTAGAACCGGCAAGGGGATACATAAACTTATTCCGGGGGTTACCCGCTTTCAGATTGCACCGGGCAGGCCGGCTGGGCGCAGATTAAATATCTCACGCAAAGGCGCAAAGACGCAAAAAGGAAAAAATAGAACTAGATCCACAGATTACACGGATTACTCTAATCGCTTGAATTACAGCAGAAAAAGGGAGATAGTACTCTGAGGTGTCCAGGATTTGATGGTTAATGAATATGTAATCCCTTTAGGGGAGAATGCTCGAAAAAGGCATTATCATGAAACTGATAAAGGTGAGGTTGTCGGCTTTGCTGTTCAATTGGAAGTTTTTGTTAATGACCAGTGGAAAGTGGTGATTCGTTATGATTCTGCTCACGAATTTGCTCACATAGATCGGTACTATCTCGACGGGAAAAAGGTTAAAAAGGAACTTCGATTGAAACTCGACGAAGCCTTGACTTTGGCAGATGAAGATATAAAAGAAAATTGGAAAATTTACCAAAAAGCTTTTTTGGAGGGTAAGTAGATGATTGATGTCTTAGAGAAAAAACATGCCATATTGGTTACAGAATTTGACCGCTATGTGGTGGAGCACCCTGAGTTTGCGGTCAATATACCGCGAAATTCCCAAATTGTTCTCCAGGTTGACAGTGACAACGAATATAACGAGTGGAGCAAGCAGTTAGCCGAGAGGCAGAGAGAACCAGGCCAAAAAATCGTTTATGTGAAAGTGAAGGGTCTCAAACCGGCTAAATCAAGGCTGCTTAAACCCAAGGTTGCTGTGGCATAGAAGAAGGGAAATAGAAGGACACTTCCCTTCCCTGCCCTGATTATTGCTTACGCAAACAGATTACGCAGATTAAATATCTCACGCAAAGGCGCAAAGACGCAAAAAGGAAAAAATAGAAATAGATCCACAGGTTGTATAGATTGTCCGGACTTGGGAATTTAGCCTAATGATCGAAAGTATTAAAAAACAGGTTAAAGCAGGGAATTATCGTTTTACGGTGCATGGTTTCGAATGATGCGTGGAACGTCATATCTCGCCTAATGAGGTGAAGTATGCTATATTATCGGGTGAGGTCATAGAAAAATATTCGGAGGATAAATACGGACCAAGTTGTCTCATTTATGGAGTTAGTGAAGGGGGAAAGATATTACATATACAATGTTCTATTGACCCTGTCTGGGTTATCACTGCATATGACCCAACT from Syntrophales bacterium harbors:
- a CDS encoding type II toxin-antitoxin system RelE/ParE family toxin, whose protein sequence is MVLKLKYHPDVKRSDLPKIDVRNRAMIKRAIEDRLATQPEAYGKPLQRTLKGYWKLRVGDYRVIFKVSSDDILILGIIHRKEVYRLIKKRIEA